TACCGACCCAAAGAACTCCCTGACGGTCTTCATAAATGGAATATATCCGGTTGTTTGATAAACCATCTTGTGTTGTGAAAGTTTTGAAGATCCCATCTTTGAAGCGGTTCAAGCCGCTTTCTGTTCCGATCCAAAGACTCCCTTCACTGTCCTCATAGATCGCTCTCACAAAATCGTTGGATAGGCCTTCTTTCGTAGTGAAACTCGTGAATTTCCCGTTTTTGAGGCGATTTAATCCACCACCGATTGTTCCAATCCAAAGATTTCCTTTACGATCGGCGTAGATCGATCTTACAAAATCGTTCGATAAGCCATGCTTTGATGTGTAGCTTGTGAATTTCCCATCTTTGTAAGAATTCAGTCCGCCTCCGTTGGTTCCGATCCACAGGTTTTGCTCGCTGTCTTCCCACAGATTCCAGATCCAATTGTGTTTCAGTTGCGGTGTGTTTGTTTTATCAAAGACAGTAAATCTTACGCCATCAAAACGAACAAGACCTTCCTGGGTTGCAAGCCATAAATAACCGTCACTCGTCTGGACAATGGCGTTGACGGTGCTTTGCGGAAGACCTTGTTCGATGTGCCAGATGTCGTGCACATACTGAGTGATGGCTTTGGCCGGATCCAGGCCGAAGACTGCGGGAGCGATGCAAAGGCAAAAAAGAGAAAGAAAAACAACGGGACGGGATCCCGTAAATCCTCTGCTCATTCTTATATGGACCTTTACCCCACGCGCTTTGGAGGCTGGTGACAATCAACATTCTACTACAGCAAATCAAAGTGAAAATGAATTCTCAGCTTCCTGTGCCCTTGCTGATCCGTTGACGCAACCAGAGCTTTGCCGTGCTCCAATCCCGTTTGACAGTTGCTAAAGATAAATTCATTACTTCAGCAGTTTCCTCAAGTGTTAAACCGCTGAAAAAACGTAATTCCACAATTCGACATTGCCTTGAATCCATCGATTCCAACTCTTGCAGCGCTTCGTTAAGCTGAATGATGTCCAGGTCTTGTTGCGATTCAATTCCTTTCGCGTGTTCCAACGTTACCTTTTCTGCGCCACCACTCCGTTTAGCTGCGCGGCGGCTCACCTCGTGATTCACCAGGATGCGTTTCATCATTTGAGCGGCTATACCGAAAAAATGAGCGCGGTTTTGCCAGGTTACGGCATTTTGATCAATGAGTCGCAGAAAGGCTTCATGAACCAGCGCGGTGGCTTGCAGCGTGTGACCGGATCGCTCCCGCCGCATATAGGAGCGCGCCAACTTCCGCAACTCGTTGTAAACGATGGGCATCAATTTCTCGAGAGCTGCTTCATCACCCTGATTCCACGCCTGAAGGTATTTTGTCACTTCACTGGATGAAGGCGCCACCATTTGCCTCCTTGAATTGCCGATTCTATCAACCATTCTCTCATGAATTTCAACAAATTCTTCTCTTGCGTGAGCCGTTTTGTCATTAATTCTTGCGTGAATGATCAGGAGGACAAAACCTCATGAAGTTACATCTACTAGGTGGCTCTGTTTTTTGGCTCATGGCAACTTTGGGCTACGCGGCAACATATGTTGTCGATGCAACGATCGACAGTGCAGATGTTGCATATCAAGCGTGCACGGCCGCTGTAAACGATTGCAGTTTGCGCGGCGCAATTCTGAAAGCAAACAGCATCCCTGGAATGGACACGATTCGTATTCCGGCAGGAACTTACTCGTTAACGATATCCGGCTTTGATGATGCCGGCCTTGTAGGGGACCTGGATGTTCTGGACGCCACTTTGCTGCGAGGATTTGGCGGAGGCACCACAATAGATTCACTTGTTGATGAACGTGTTATTCACATTTTCGGAGCCGTCGAAGGCATAGTCGAGTTACAGAACCTCACCATAACCGGGGGATTTCAGAATGATGGTGCCGGTGTACGCGTTGAATCGGGTAACGTCCTCATATCAAACTGCAATATTCTGGAAAACGATGCGAGTTCGCACAGCGGCGGTGGTATTTACAATAATGGCGCTTTGACGATCAGAAACTCGACCATCCGCGATAACATCGCACTTCATGACGGCGCGGGCATTTACAACTCTGCCAACGGCACTCTGTCTCTTTTCAACTCCAAAGTCAAAAACAATGAAAGCGATCGCAGTGGCGGAGGATTGTACAATCTCGGAACAGTCAGCGCAGTGAGATCAACGTTTCTAGACAATACTGCCACTTCCGAAGGTGGCGGAATCGACAATTGGGGTATCGCTGAACTCTTGAATTGTACGGTCAACCGCAATACTGCAAACGCTAACGCAGGTTATCCACTGGGTGGCGGCGGTATCTTTAATTACGGTTCAGGCGCGCAGTTGACAATTCGCGGAGGCAGCATCTCCAACAATGTCGCGCCTTCCGGTTATGGTGGCGGAATTTTGAACCATGTCAGCTCGTCCCTGGTAATGGATGGCAATGCGCAAATCTCCGGTAATTCAGCCTTAGTTACAGGCGGACTGGACTCGCAGGGAATACTGAATCTCAATCGGGTATCCGTTACCGGAAATACTTCGACAGGTGACGGCGGCGGGCTTTTCATTGCTACTTATCAACTCGCGGTCAATCTGGAACAGGTGGAAATCTCGAGCAATTCTGCAGGTGGAAATGGCGGAGGAATCTGGTTTCAGGGTGGTCCGCTTTTCATTCGCAACAGCAAAATCAGCAACAATTCCGCGGTTGGTCTGGGTGGCGGCATCTATCACCTGGGGGTCGGCGACAACTTGCACTTTCTCGAAATTACCGATTCCGACATTGTGGACAATAAACTGACCGGCTCATCCAGCGAAGGAGGCGGTCTCTTCAACTACACCGATGATGCCAGGCTAACCAATGTCTGGATTGATGGAAACAGTGCTGTTCTGAATGGTGGTGGTATCAAATTATCCGACTCGAGCATTACCGTGTATGGCAGCACAATCAGCAATAACACTGTGGAAGGAGATGGCGCTGGAATTCACAACGATTTTGATAATCTTCAAACAACCATTTCACTTACAAACAGCACAATCAGCGGCAATATAGCAAGCGGTCATGGTGGAGGAATTTACAACGACTTCGATTTCGGAACTGCAGAAATATATCTTTTCAATGTCACGATTGCAGCAAATGACGCTTTAGCCAGCCTGAGCGACGGCATTTTCCTTCAAGGTGGGCTGCTCAAATCCTTTCATTCAATCATAGGACAGCAAGTCACAGCCGGTGCTGATTGTTTAACGTCCGTGGGCGCTGTGATCTTTGCGCCAGGAAATAACCTGGAGGAAGGTAACTCCTGCGGCTTCGCGCTGAATAGCTTATCGCCCGCACTCGATCCGCTCGCCGAAAATGGTGGTCTCACTCCAACTCATGCCCTTCAATTGGGCAGCCCCGCTGTTGATCAGGGGAATCCGGCAGGCTGTATGGGTGATGCAAACGGCGATGGAATCCCCGATACGCTGCTGATGAACGATCAACGAGGCAACCCAAAAGGCGCTTTGCCTGATCTTGGATCGTACGAGTTTCCATAAACAGGAGGAACACAAAATGTCTGATCACAAGAACCATGCTCAGGAAATTCATCGTTGGGTATTTTTTATTTTTCTGGTTCTAATACCTGTCCTCGTACAGGCGCAAGTGATTGATTCCGATGGTGACGGGATCCTTGATTCAGTCGAATGCCCCGGCGGAACGTTGCCGGATACTGATGGAGATGGTCTTCCAAACTGCCAGGATGCCGATGATGATAATGATGGGATTCCCACCCTGAATGAAGGAGATATCGATACCGATGGAGACGGAATTCCAAACTACCTGGACACCGATTCAGATGGCGATGGAAAAAGCGACTCTGAAGAAAATCCTAATGATACTTGGGTTGACAGTGACGGTGATGCGATCCCGGACTATATCGACTCGGATGATGAGGACGGTCCTCTCGGAGATGCCGATGGTGATGGACTGAATAATACGGATGAAGAATGTGCCGGCAGCGATCCGCAAGATTCAGACACAGATAACGACACAGTACCGGACGGCGAGGAAGCAGGGGAGAATCCTTGCTTTCCTCAGGATACGGATGGCGATGGGACTGCCGACCTTTTTGATACTGATGATGACGGGGACGGATTGCCCACTAGTGTTGAAAATGATCCGGGCGATTTTCCTTCCGATGAGAATACAGATTGGAACGATGTTGATGGGGACGGTATATCCAACTACCTGGACACAGACTCTGATGGAGACGGCAAATCAGACACTGAAGAAGTGTTTGGTGACGGAAGTGGCGGACCTCCGGATTTCGATGCGACGATCGGGAAGAAAAAAGACTTTTCAATTAAAATCACTCCACGTTTAACCTTCGTTGGCTTTGAATACACTTATCCTGATGATGACCAGGACGATATTCCGAATTACCTGGACTCAAACGATGCCGATGGA
The bacterium genome window above contains:
- a CDS encoding sigma-70 family RNA polymerase sigma factor — encoded protein: MVDRIGNSRRQMVAPSSSEVTKYLQAWNQGDEAALEKLMPIVYNELRKLARSYMRRERSGHTLQATALVHEAFLRLIDQNAVTWQNRAHFFGIAAQMMKRILVNHEVSRRAAKRSGGAEKVTLEHAKGIESQQDLDIIQLNEALQELESMDSRQCRIVELRFFSGLTLEETAEVMNLSLATVKRDWSTAKLWLRQRISKGTGS